The Clostridia bacterium genome includes the window CATGACACGCCCGTCGCCTCCGGGGCCTCGCTGAGCGGCAGCGCGGCTCAGGTCGAGTGGGCGGAGCGCATCAGACGCCAGGTCGACGCCGACTTCGATCGCGTCGCGGCCGCATTCCGGGCCATCGCCCGCAAACAAAGCCCCGACAAGCGCGCAGGCACGGAAGCTGTCATCGCGATCCTGGAAGAGAAGCGATCGGAAGTAATGAGCAGGAATCAGGCCGGTTACTTCATTCACGACTGGCAGGAGACCGGTGATCGCGTTCGGCAGATGATATCCAAGGACGCACGGTACCGATCAAGAGAAACAAGTGGAGGCTAAGAGCATCATGAATATTCGACCCTTGTACGACCGCATCGTGGTAAAGCGGATAGAGGAACAGGAGACCACGCACAACGGCATCTTTATCCCCGATTCCGCCAAGGAGAAACCCCAGGAGGGCGAAGTGATTGCCGTAGGCCATGGCAAGAGGCTGGAGAACGGCGAATTGGTTGCCCTCGACGTCAAGGTCGGCGACCGCGTCCTCTTCGGCAAGTACTCCGGCACCGAGACGAAGGTGGTCGGAACAGAGTACATCGTTATGCGCGAGGACGACGTTCTCGGCGTTTTCGATTCGGCTGCCCAGGCGGCCACCAAAGCTACCTAATTCAGGAGACCATCTATGGCAAAACAGATTACTTATAGCGATAACTCCCGTCAAGCGATTCTGCGCGGCGTCAACCAGCTCGCCGAGGCGGTGAAAGTGACCCTCGGTCCGCGTGGGCGCAACGTCGTGCTGGAGAAAAAATTCGGCGGTCCGACGATCACCAAAGACGGCGTAACGGTGGCCAAGGAGATCGAGTTGAAAGATCCGCTCGAGAATATGGGCGCCCAGATGGTCCGCGAGGTGGCGTCGAAAACCTCCGATGTCGCCGGCGACGGTACGACCACGGCCACGATTCTGGCGCAGGCGATCTTCCGCGAGGGCGTCAAAGCGGTATCGGCCGGCGCAAACCCGATGGCAATCAAGCGTGGTATCGACAAGGCCGTCGAAGTGGCCGTTGAGGAAGTCAAGAAGCTCTCGAAGCCCGTCTCCGGCGACATGATCGCCCAAGTCGGCAGCATCTCCGCCAACAGCGACGCCACCATCGGCAACATCATCGCCGAAGCGATGAAGAAGGTGGGGAAAGACGGGGTGATCACGGTCGAGGAATCCAAAACCATGACCACCGAGCTCCAGACCGTGGACGGCATGCAGTTCGACCGCGGCTACCTCTCACCATATTTCGTGAGCGATGCCGAGCGCATGGAGTGCGTATTCGAGGATCCTTACATCCTCATCCACGATAAGAAGATCAGCAACATGAAGGACCTGCTGCCGATCCTCGAGCAGATTGCGCGCGCGGGCAAGCCGCTGCTGGTCGTTGCCGAGGATGTCGAAGGCGAGGCGCTCGCCACGCTCGTGGTCAATAA containing:
- the groES gene encoding co-chaperone GroES; this translates as MNIRPLYDRIVVKRIEEQETTHNGIFIPDSAKEKPQEGEVIAVGHGKRLENGELVALDVKVGDRVLFGKYSGTETKVVGTEYIVMREDDVLGVFDSAAQAATKAT